A portion of the Stigmatella aurantiaca DW4/3-1 genome contains these proteins:
- a CDS encoding adenylosuccinate synthetase, with the protein MSVCREAHAVVDLGFGDAGKGTLTEWLVRRHGARLVVRFNGGAQAGHNVITEDGRHHTFSQFGAGSFVPGVWTHLARTTVLHPLAMLVEARYLARQGVTDVLGRTTVSEGARLITPFHQAAGRIRELARGEGRHGTCGVGVGETVRDALAHPAGALHAADLLHPERLLRKARQAQERLRAELAEERRAASAHPQAEAELLLMEDPGVSSRWVDAVAALQPEQRVVEDAWLGTRLQEGTTVFEGAQGVLLDENWGFHPHTTWSTCTFDNALALLREHGFDGPVHRLGVLRAYTPRHGEGPLPTENAALAAALPEPHNGAAGWQGRFRVGSFDAVLARYALAACEGVDALAVTHLDRLQARWPVCTAYRAPLGCDGGSFIRDASDSRRVTALRLGSRGDLAYQERLTRGLFPCEPWPEVLELGENAEARAERFVSWLEATLEAPVKVTSHGPTSLDKHSKD; encoded by the coding sequence ATGTCCGTGTGCCGAGAGGCCCATGCCGTCGTCGATCTCGGCTTTGGTGATGCCGGCAAGGGGACCCTCACCGAGTGGCTGGTGCGGCGGCACGGGGCGCGGTTGGTGGTCCGCTTCAACGGGGGCGCGCAGGCGGGCCACAACGTCATCACCGAGGATGGACGGCACCACACCTTCTCCCAGTTCGGTGCCGGGAGCTTCGTCCCCGGGGTGTGGACCCACCTGGCGCGCACCACCGTCCTTCACCCGCTCGCGATGCTCGTGGAGGCGCGTTACCTGGCCCGGCAGGGCGTCACGGACGTGCTCGGCCGCACGACGGTGAGCGAGGGCGCCCGGCTCATCACCCCCTTCCACCAGGCGGCGGGACGGATTCGCGAGCTGGCCCGGGGAGAAGGCCGCCATGGCACCTGCGGCGTCGGCGTCGGCGAGACGGTGCGGGATGCCCTGGCCCACCCCGCCGGCGCGCTCCACGCGGCGGACCTGCTCCATCCAGAGCGGCTCCTCCGCAAGGCCCGCCAGGCCCAGGAGCGGCTCCGGGCGGAGCTTGCCGAGGAGCGGCGCGCGGCGAGTGCCCACCCGCAGGCCGAGGCGGAACTCCTCCTAATGGAGGACCCCGGCGTCTCCTCTCGCTGGGTCGACGCCGTGGCGGCGCTCCAGCCAGAGCAGCGCGTGGTGGAGGATGCTTGGCTGGGCACCCGCCTCCAGGAGGGGACCACCGTGTTCGAGGGGGCCCAGGGCGTGCTCCTGGACGAGAACTGGGGCTTCCATCCGCATACGACGTGGAGCACCTGCACCTTCGACAATGCCCTCGCATTGCTGCGCGAGCACGGCTTCGACGGACCGGTGCACCGGCTGGGCGTGCTGCGCGCCTACACCCCGCGCCACGGGGAAGGCCCGCTGCCCACCGAGAATGCCGCCCTCGCAGCAGCCCTGCCCGAGCCACACAACGGCGCCGCGGGATGGCAGGGCCGATTCCGTGTGGGCAGCTTCGACGCGGTGCTCGCGCGCTACGCCCTGGCCGCCTGTGAGGGCGTGGATGCCCTGGCGGTGACGCACCTGGACCGGCTGCAAGCGCGCTGGCCAGTGTGTACGGCCTACCGCGCCCCCCTGGGCTGTGACGGGGGGAGCTTCATCCGGGACGCGAGCGACTCCCGGCGAGTGACTGCCCTGCGCCTGGGCTCACGCGGAGACCTCGCCTATCAGGAGCGGCTGACGCGCGGGCTGTTCCCATGTGAGCCTTGGCCAGAAGTGCTCGAACTCGGGGAGAACGCCGAAGCGCGGGCCGAACGGTTCGTGTCCTGGCTCGAAGCCACCTTGGAAGCACCTGTGAAGGTGACGTCTCATGGGCCCACCTCCTTGGACAAGCACTCCAAAGATTGA
- a CDS encoding VWA domain-containing protein — MGHGSYSYEAHEAMTRARSDRPVQEVFTQVHCHPLMDPRGVKIRESRDSPAHPRSLGIVFALDVTGSMGTIPDLLARQYLPTFMKTLLDSGVQDPQVLFMAVGDATHDRAPLQVGQFESAERQMDQWLTWTYLEGGGGQFGVESYELGMYFAARHTQMDCWAKRQHRGYFFMTGDERPYPYVSRKQIGELIGAPLEQDLPTEQVVDELQRTFEPFFLIPDLDRLRHCERAWRDLLGDRVISMENPVDTVAVAAGLVGLCEGVFPNLDALVRRLEKEKMPPQRLGAVVRSLTPFASLLERDGVPKPRLSGDAALPTGDGSSGYGRR, encoded by the coding sequence ATGGGACACGGAAGCTACAGCTACGAGGCACACGAGGCGATGACCCGGGCCCGCTCGGACCGGCCCGTCCAGGAGGTGTTCACCCAGGTCCACTGCCACCCCTTGATGGACCCGCGCGGGGTGAAGATCCGCGAGAGCCGGGACAGCCCTGCCCACCCCCGCTCCCTGGGCATCGTGTTCGCGCTCGACGTCACCGGCTCCATGGGCACCATCCCGGACCTGCTGGCGCGCCAGTACCTGCCCACCTTCATGAAGACGCTGCTGGACTCCGGCGTGCAGGACCCCCAGGTGCTCTTCATGGCCGTGGGGGATGCCACCCATGACCGCGCCCCCTTGCAAGTGGGCCAGTTCGAGTCCGCCGAGCGCCAGATGGACCAGTGGCTCACCTGGACCTATCTGGAGGGCGGCGGCGGACAGTTCGGCGTCGAGTCCTACGAGCTGGGCATGTACTTCGCCGCCCGCCACACCCAGATGGACTGCTGGGCCAAGCGCCAGCACCGGGGCTACTTCTTCATGACGGGGGACGAGCGGCCCTACCCGTACGTCTCCCGGAAGCAGATCGGCGAGCTCATCGGCGCGCCGCTGGAGCAGGACCTTCCCACCGAGCAGGTGGTGGACGAGTTGCAGCGCACCTTCGAGCCGTTCTTCCTCATTCCGGACCTCGACCGGCTGCGCCACTGCGAGCGCGCGTGGAGGGATCTGCTCGGCGACCGGGTCATCAGCATGGAGAACCCAGTGGACACCGTGGCCGTGGCCGCGGGGCTGGTGGGCCTGTGCGAGGGCGTCTTCCCGAACCTCGACGCGCTGGTCCGGAGGCTGGAGAAGGAGAAGATGCCGCCGCAACGGCTGGGGGCGGTGGTGCGCTCGCTCACCCCGTTCGCCTCCCTCCTGGAGCGGGATGGCGTCCCCAAGCCCCGCCTCTCCGGGGACGCGGCCCTGCCCACCGGCGATGGCTCCTCGGGCTACGGCCGCCGCTGA
- a CDS encoding SPFH domain-containing protein gives MKVQEKLKEVLSVGGAAVQAAVVSLVAAAVASMRWLLLTRQGRWLTAGLVVASAVVALGTTLISHPPVQVIEPAQVGIRVNLLTGTSSEVREGWVLMLPHVHRLYLYSLKDQVYRTERSLRADGPAPFQAAEGLSIGIEVTLRYALDPVRIPDLAQRLPGDVGREIVEPSVDGVLRRHFAQHTVREIFATHRAQIQKDIAAEITPLLREDGIVLRSVTLGNVDLPHQYRAGVEALLAEELSAEKMRYTLELKSKQVQESELNAEAEKVRREKNAEAAGNEEIIAAKAKAEAMRHVLPFKEKEIEQRRLEAEASKVSRLTQASAEADARRIEAQGEADARRKLAESEAYRVEVTGKAASEQLARDADLISRNPLLIQKTLADKLSDKIQVIIAPPQAGGFIAGGLLGQPQDAQYANRAPPGAAYSRATAPSGEMSEDGEE, from the coding sequence ATGAAAGTCCAAGAGAAGCTGAAGGAAGTGTTGAGCGTGGGGGGCGCCGCGGTGCAAGCGGCGGTGGTGTCGTTGGTGGCCGCGGCCGTGGCCAGCATGCGTTGGCTTTTGCTGACGCGTCAGGGCCGGTGGCTCACCGCCGGGCTGGTGGTGGCCAGCGCGGTGGTGGCCTTGGGGACGACGCTGATCTCCCATCCGCCGGTTCAGGTGATTGAGCCCGCGCAAGTGGGCATCCGGGTGAACCTGCTGACGGGCACCTCCTCCGAGGTGCGGGAGGGGTGGGTCTTGATGCTGCCCCACGTGCACCGCCTCTACCTCTACAGCTTGAAGGACCAGGTCTACCGGACCGAGCGGAGCCTGCGCGCCGACGGCCCCGCGCCCTTCCAGGCGGCGGAGGGGCTGTCCATCGGCATCGAGGTGACGTTGCGCTATGCGCTGGACCCCGTGCGCATCCCCGATCTGGCCCAGCGGCTGCCGGGGGATGTGGGCCGTGAAATCGTCGAGCCCTCGGTCGATGGCGTGCTGCGCCGGCACTTCGCCCAGCACACGGTCCGGGAAATCTTCGCCACGCACCGGGCGCAGATCCAGAAGGACATCGCCGCGGAAATCACCCCCCTGCTGCGGGAGGATGGGATCGTGCTGCGCTCGGTCACCCTGGGCAACGTGGACCTGCCGCACCAGTACCGTGCCGGGGTGGAGGCGCTGCTGGCCGAGGAGCTGAGCGCGGAGAAGATGCGCTACACGCTGGAGCTCAAGTCCAAGCAGGTCCAAGAGTCCGAGCTGAACGCGGAGGCGGAGAAGGTCCGCCGCGAGAAGAACGCGGAGGCCGCGGGCAACGAGGAGATCATCGCCGCCAAGGCCAAGGCGGAGGCGATGCGCCACGTGCTGCCCTTCAAGGAGAAGGAGATCGAACAGCGGAGGCTGGAGGCGGAGGCCTCGAAGGTGAGCCGCCTGACCCAGGCCAGCGCCGAGGCGGACGCCCGCCGCATCGAGGCCCAGGGCGAAGCGGATGCCCGCCGCAAGCTGGCCGAGTCCGAGGCCTACCGCGTGGAGGTGACGGGCAAGGCCGCCTCCGAGCAGCTCGCCCGGGACGCGGACCTCATCAGCCGCAACCCCCTGCTCATCCAGAAGACGCTCGCGGACAAGCTGTCCGACAAGATTCAGGTCATCATCGCGCCGCCCCAGGCGGGAGGCTTCATCGCCGGAGGGCTGTTGGGGCAGCCGCAGGATGCCCAGTACGCGAACCGCGCGCCCCCGGGGGCCGCGTACTCGCGGGCTACCGCGCCGTCCGGCGAAATGTCCGAGGACGGGGAGGAGTAA
- a CDS encoding FHA domain-containing protein: MGAPRTTKVADRTMGILEQTDGKRFTLGSRCLLGRHPRCDIRLEEARVSGEHASVHWLGTGWELRDLGSRNGTFLEGRQLAPGERVALEAGQTFRLGRSQESFTLVDARPPTARAWSPQSGMCREASESLLQLPDDEEPLASLFLDGEGRWVLETGEVRRHGVDQERLWLQGQEWVLELPTVMDRTLEEGQPPLERLHLRIGVSRDEEHVVVTVVHGQRCTVLPSRTYHYMLATLARVRLQEKALPEAERGWVERETLCQMLATDGNKLNVDIHRVRRQLSALGIPGAAGVVERRPGSGHVRLGVASCEVFPL; the protein is encoded by the coding sequence ATGGGCGCTCCCCGGACCACGAAAGTAGCTGACCGGACCATGGGCATCCTGGAGCAGACGGACGGCAAGCGCTTCACGCTCGGGAGCAGGTGCCTGCTGGGGCGTCATCCGCGGTGTGACATTCGCCTGGAGGAGGCCCGGGTCTCCGGAGAGCACGCCAGCGTGCACTGGCTGGGCACGGGCTGGGAGCTGAGGGACCTGGGCAGCCGCAACGGCACCTTCTTGGAGGGACGGCAGTTGGCGCCCGGGGAGCGCGTGGCGCTGGAGGCGGGACAGACCTTCCGGCTGGGCCGCTCTCAAGAGTCCTTCACACTGGTGGATGCCCGTCCCCCCACGGCCCGGGCCTGGAGTCCCCAAAGCGGAATGTGCCGCGAGGCCTCGGAGTCGCTGTTGCAACTGCCCGATGACGAGGAGCCCCTGGCCAGCCTCTTCCTGGATGGAGAGGGGCGCTGGGTTCTGGAGACGGGCGAGGTGCGCCGGCACGGGGTGGATCAGGAGCGGCTGTGGCTTCAGGGGCAGGAGTGGGTTCTCGAACTGCCCACGGTCATGGACCGGACGCTCGAGGAGGGACAGCCCCCGCTCGAGCGGCTGCACCTGCGCATCGGCGTGAGCCGCGACGAGGAGCACGTGGTGGTGACGGTGGTGCACGGGCAGCGGTGCACGGTCCTGCCCTCGCGCACATATCATTATATGTTGGCCACGTTGGCGCGCGTGCGGCTCCAGGAGAAGGCCTTGCCCGAGGCGGAGCGGGGCTGGGTGGAGCGTGAGACGCTGTGCCAGATGCTGGCCACGGATGGCAACAAGCTGAACGTGGACATCCACCGGGTGCGACGGCAGTTGAGCGCCCTGGGCATCCCAGGGGCGGCGGGGGTGGTGGAGCGGCGGCCGGGCTCTGGCCACGTGCGTCTGGGGGTGGCCAGTTGCGAGGTCTTCCCCCTCTGA
- a CDS encoding polyprenyl synthetase family protein: MTDTPRVRELLTGYLEECRLQVIQEIQRLIPPDRPAAFLYELMLDYPLREAKGLRPALCIAACRASGGTLEAALRPAVALELYHNAFLIHDDIEDESHLRRGRPTLHQLHGVPVAINVGDAMLALSLQPLLDNIGFIGLGPSLRILQEVARMARESAEGQALELDWIRRGHWALEDADYVRMVEQKTCWYSFITPVTLGALAARQNPAHTAQLAEFARCLGIAFQIQDDLLNLSGEVGAYGKEIGGDLWEGKRTLMLLHMMRRASPPERAEAERILSLPRPGANPELRGPALEPVLEQLVARGQLTPEGLAHLRHVMAEAMPSKKEKTPEQVRFLLKLLHRHGSLDHARQVAQGWLEQARRAFDACTGWLLPSVHRDLLEVLLTYVVERGK; the protein is encoded by the coding sequence GTGACCGATACACCCCGTGTCCGCGAGCTGTTGACGGGCTACCTGGAGGAGTGCCGCCTCCAGGTCATCCAGGAAATCCAGCGCCTGATCCCCCCGGACCGGCCCGCCGCGTTTCTCTACGAGCTCATGCTGGACTACCCCCTGCGAGAGGCCAAGGGGCTGCGGCCCGCGCTCTGCATCGCTGCCTGCCGGGCCTCGGGCGGCACCCTGGAGGCGGCGCTGCGCCCGGCGGTGGCCCTGGAGCTGTACCACAACGCCTTCCTCATCCATGACGACATCGAGGACGAGTCCCACCTGCGCCGCGGCCGGCCCACGCTGCATCAACTGCACGGCGTGCCCGTGGCCATCAACGTGGGCGATGCCATGCTCGCCCTGTCGCTGCAACCCCTGCTGGACAACATCGGCTTCATTGGACTGGGGCCCTCGCTGCGCATCCTCCAGGAGGTGGCCCGCATGGCGCGCGAGTCCGCCGAGGGGCAGGCACTGGAGTTGGATTGGATCCGCCGGGGGCACTGGGCGCTGGAGGACGCGGACTATGTCCGCATGGTGGAGCAGAAGACGTGCTGGTACAGCTTCATCACCCCCGTCACCCTGGGCGCCCTGGCCGCCCGGCAGAATCCCGCACACACCGCCCAGCTCGCGGAGTTCGCCCGCTGTCTGGGCATTGCCTTTCAAATCCAGGATGACCTGCTGAACTTGAGTGGCGAGGTGGGCGCCTATGGCAAGGAAATTGGCGGAGACCTGTGGGAGGGCAAGCGCACCCTCATGCTGCTGCACATGATGCGCCGGGCCAGCCCCCCCGAACGGGCCGAGGCCGAGCGCATCCTCTCCCTGCCACGTCCTGGAGCAAACCCAGAGCTTCGAGGCCCCGCCCTGGAGCCCGTGCTGGAGCAACTCGTGGCGCGCGGCCAACTCACTCCCGAGGGCCTTGCGCACCTGAGACACGTGATGGCCGAGGCAATGCCTTCCAAGAAAGAGAAGACGCCCGAGCAAGTACGGTTCCTGCTCAAGCTCCTCCACCGCCACGGCAGTCTGGACCATGCGCGGCAGGTGGCCCAGGGCTGGCTGGAACAAGCCCGGCGGGCCTTTGACGCCTGCACCGGGTGGCTGCTTCCGTCGGTTCATCGCGATCTGTTAGAAGTGCTGCTCACCTATGTCGTCGAGCGAGGGAAGTAA
- a CDS encoding carotenogenesis protein carS, translating into MTRDPSLIVTVDVEGAPVRIGEQVRIVSASREDSIDPRFLGCSGIVVALVFDDPWLQYPADPLIRVRVHGLGEDLFFVRELDGLPARAGAAFRALPPARAC; encoded by the coding sequence ATGACCCGAGATCCTTCGCTCATCGTCACCGTGGATGTGGAAGGGGCCCCCGTGCGGATTGGCGAGCAGGTGCGGATCGTCTCCGCGTCGCGGGAAGACTCCATCGACCCGCGGTTCCTCGGATGCTCGGGCATCGTGGTGGCGCTGGTGTTCGACGACCCCTGGCTCCAGTACCCGGCCGACCCCCTCATCCGGGTCCGCGTTCATGGGCTGGGCGAGGACCTGTTCTTCGTGCGGGAACTCGACGGGCTGCCCGCGCGGGCAGGGGCCGCCTTCAGGGCCTTGCCTCCCGCGCGGGCCTGCTAA
- a CDS encoding RNA polymerase sigma factor, with protein MGSPTDEELMDRFCQGEQDAFETLFARHAGRVQGFLSRMVRDGPLAEDLLQTTFLSVIRARGRYEPGTRFAPWLLTIAANAARDALRHRHHVDAYARENPGTPASVPPTVGDPAARKHIEDALQQLPPDQREAVILAKVEGWSFEEIASLREISVGAARLRAHRGYEKLRQLLGGLGEP; from the coding sequence ATGGGGAGCCCGACGGACGAAGAACTCATGGACCGTTTCTGCCAGGGAGAACAAGACGCGTTCGAGACGCTCTTCGCCCGGCACGCGGGGCGCGTGCAGGGCTTTCTCTCTCGGATGGTGCGGGACGGCCCCCTGGCGGAGGACTTGCTCCAGACCACCTTCCTGTCCGTCATCCGGGCCCGGGGACGCTACGAGCCCGGCACCCGCTTCGCCCCCTGGCTGCTGACCATCGCCGCCAACGCCGCGCGGGACGCGCTGCGCCACCGCCACCATGTGGACGCTTACGCCCGGGAGAACCCCGGCACGCCCGCCTCCGTGCCGCCCACCGTGGGAGATCCCGCCGCGCGCAAGCACATCGAGGATGCCTTGCAGCAACTGCCTCCGGATCAGCGCGAGGCCGTCATCCTCGCCAAGGTCGAGGGCTGGTCCTTCGAGGAGATCGCCTCGCTCCGGGAGATCAGCGTGGGCGCCGCCCGCCTCCGGGCCCATCGAGGCTACGAGAAGCTCCGGCAATTGCTGGGAGGGCTGGGGGAGCCATGA